A single genomic interval of Anthonomus grandis grandis chromosome 17, icAntGran1.3, whole genome shotgun sequence harbors:
- the LOC126746345 gene encoding uncharacterized protein LOC126746345 gives MEYPVCELADMHFIYGRANGNGLLAKRLYVQKYPNRRAPSHRIFARIHQRLRDTGSFGHRNQDRGRNLMVRTPDVEERILAHVEEDPGISVRRIAARENVSRHSVWMTLKTQLLHPYHIQRVQALAPADYPARVIFCRWLLRKQVQEPLFLANILCTDEAGFTRNGIFNYHNTHHWSDENPHAVVESRHQIRFSVNVWAGILGDRLIGPFFLPPRLNGQSYLNFLIHDLPALLEEVPIAQRQITYFMHDGAPAHFPLAVRNHLNQVFERCWIGRGGPQAWPARSPDLNPLDFYFWDHLKTLVYSVPINTEEQLRQRIIDCSNQIRTIPGIFHRVRRSWRRRADVCIEMNGGHFEHLL, from the exons atggaataccctgtgtgtgaactggcagatatgcattttatttatggaagagcaaACGGAAACGGTCTTTTGGCTAAGCGCTTGTAtgtccaaaaatatccaaatcgcAGGGCACCTTCTCACCGGATATTTGCGAGAATTCATCAGCGCCTAAGAGACACAGGTTCATTTGGACATAGAAACCAAGACCGTGGCCGGAACTTGATGGTACGTACACCTGATGTTGAGGAGCGCATTTTAGCACATGTAGAGGAAGATCCGGGGATATCTGTAAGGAGAATTGCAGCGCGGGAAAACGTGAGTCGCCATTCTGTGTGGATGACTCTTAAGACTCAACTCCTGCATCCGTATCAcatccaaagggtacaagctctTGCTCCGGCAGACTATCCCGCTCGAGTCATCTTCTGTCGttggttattaagaaaacaggtacaagaacccctttttttggcaaatattttatgcacggatgaagctgggtttacaagaaatggaattttcaattaccataatacacatcactggtccgatgagaaccctcatgctgttgtggaaagtcgacaccaaattcgattctcagttaatgtttgggcgggaattcttggcgatagacttattggaccattttttctacccccgag gctaaatggtcaaagttaccttaattttctaatacatgatctaccagcacttttggaggaagttcccatagcacagaggcagatcacgtattttatgcatgatggtgcaccagctcattttccgctagcggtgaggaatcatttaaaccaagtttttgagaggtgttggataggacgtggtggtccacaagcttggccagcaagatcaccagatcttaatccattagatttctacttctgggaccacttgaaaactttggtttactcagtgccgattaatactgaagagcaactacgtcaacgcattatcgactgttccaatcaaattcgtacaatcccagggatattccacagggtacgcagatcatggagaagaagagcagatgtctgcattgaaatgaatggtggtcactttgaacatttactatga